In a genomic window of Bradyrhizobium ontarionense:
- a CDS encoding MgtC/SapB family protein: MFPIEPVILNLAVALGIGLLIGAERERRKGAGPSRAPAGIRTFAVASVAGAVSFLAGGPVLFAILTAGVVVLVAVAYWRGREDDPGLTTEVGLTVTVLLGGLSMQRPALAGGLGVVVVVLLASKSRLHRFVGSVLTEDELQDALVFAAATLVVLPLVPDRPMGPYGALNPHAIWVIVILIMAISAAGYVAVRFLGARFGLPLAGLASGFISSTATIAAMGARVAKAKETLAAAVAGAVLSTIATVLQMALVLAATSMPTLLSLAGPLACAGLAAAVYGILFTGLALRQRADAEPQKGRAFSLPAACLFALTLSVILVASAALRDAFGEDGVIVAAALAGFADTHAAAISAASLVASGKLTAADAVLPILAGLSTNTLSKMLLAASSGGVSFAARVIPGLILVALAAWAGAFYNPFVR; the protein is encoded by the coding sequence ATGTTTCCCATCGAGCCGGTGATCCTGAATCTGGCGGTCGCGCTTGGCATCGGCCTGTTGATCGGCGCCGAGCGGGAGCGCCGCAAGGGAGCGGGTCCATCGCGCGCGCCCGCCGGCATACGAACCTTTGCCGTGGCGTCTGTCGCCGGTGCCGTCAGCTTTCTGGCCGGTGGTCCGGTCCTGTTTGCCATCCTGACCGCAGGTGTCGTTGTGCTGGTCGCCGTCGCCTACTGGCGCGGGCGTGAGGACGATCCCGGGCTGACGACCGAGGTCGGGCTGACGGTCACCGTCTTGCTCGGCGGTCTGTCGATGCAACGCCCCGCGCTCGCGGGCGGCCTCGGCGTCGTCGTCGTGGTTCTCCTCGCTTCCAAGTCCCGGCTTCATCGCTTCGTCGGGTCGGTTCTCACCGAGGACGAACTGCAGGACGCTCTGGTCTTCGCCGCAGCAACGCTCGTCGTTCTTCCGCTGGTCCCGGATCGTCCGATGGGGCCCTACGGCGCATTGAATCCGCACGCGATCTGGGTGATCGTCATCCTGATCATGGCCATCAGTGCCGCCGGCTATGTCGCCGTCCGTTTCCTCGGTGCCCGGTTCGGGCTTCCGCTCGCCGGTCTCGCCTCGGGTTTCATTTCGAGCACCGCAACGATCGCCGCGATGGGCGCGCGCGTTGCCAAAGCGAAGGAGACGTTGGCCGCCGCCGTTGCGGGGGCCGTGCTGTCGACGATCGCAACGGTTCTCCAGATGGCTCTCGTTCTCGCCGCCACGAGCATGCCGACGCTGCTGTCGCTCGCAGGTCCTTTGGCCTGCGCGGGGCTGGCAGCCGCGGTCTACGGAATCCTATTCACTGGTCTTGCGTTGCGGCAGCGAGCCGATGCGGAGCCGCAGAAAGGCCGGGCGTTCAGCCTCCCTGCGGCATGCCTGTTTGCCCTCACCCTCTCCGTCATTCTCGTTGCGAGCGCGGCGCTCCGGGACGCGTTTGGCGAGGACGGTGTCATCGTCGCCGCGGCGCTCGCCGGATTCGCCGATACGCACGCCGCGGCGATCTCGGCTGCGTCGCTCGTCGCATCCGGAAAGCTGACGGCGGCCGATGCCGTCCTGCCGATCTTGGCCGGCCTGTCGACCAACACCCTCAGCAAAATGCTGCTGGCCGCTTCGAGCGGCGGAGTTTCGTTCGCCGCTCGCGTCATCCCGGGGCTGATCCTGGTTGCCTTGGCGGCATGGGCAGGCGCGTTCTATAATCCCTTCGTCCGCTGA
- the flhA gene encoding flagellar biosynthesis protein FlhA — protein sequence MVDVTAGQGTGSPAGGFSFGDFKTLVLRGDIALALGILTILVVLILPLPSVILDLFLAISITLSILILMTALFIQTPLEFSSFPTILLISTMLRLSLNLASTRLILSRGHEGTDAAGHVIEAFGNFVMSGNFVIGIIVFAILVTVNFVVITKGSGRIAEVAARFHLDSMPGKQMAIDADLSAGLIDEKVAKARRKELEDESGFFGAMDGASKFVRGDAVAGLLVVFINIIGGIIIGVAQQGLGFGEAARTYTTLTVGDGLVTQVPALIVSTAAGLLVSKAGVSGAADKALMKQFSGYPQALGMSAAVMLVLALLPGIPTIPFLALGGGAAALAFKAHKQKDIVRAEEAAAAAAPAAAAATAAAAEEPISNALKIDDLKIELGYALLPLVNAPDGTDRLTDQIKALRRSLAIEMGFVMPSVRILDNVQLEANTYIIKIKEVDAGSGKIWPNQFMVMDPGGNQVAVPGIHTTEPTFGLPATWVDAGLKEEATLKGYTVVDAATVLSTHLTELLKANMSDLLSYGEVQKLLKELPKEQSELVKDIVPTQVTISGIQRVLQLLLSERISIRDLSTILEGIADALAFSRNPAVIVEHVRARLARQICAQNTSPMGYLPLIALSAKWEQAFAESLIGQGEERSLAMQPSRLSEFMTATRDAFERAAREGESPVLVTSAAIRPFVRSLVERFRAQTTVLSQAEIHPRARLKTVGSV from the coding sequence ATGGTCGACGTCACGGCGGGTCAGGGGACCGGGTCTCCGGCCGGCGGGTTCTCATTCGGCGATTTCAAGACGCTGGTCCTGCGCGGCGACATTGCGCTGGCGCTCGGCATCCTCACCATCCTGGTGGTGCTGATCCTGCCGCTGCCTTCCGTCATCCTCGACCTGTTCCTGGCGATCTCGATCACGCTGTCGATCCTGATCCTGATGACGGCGCTGTTCATCCAGACACCGCTGGAATTCTCCTCGTTCCCGACCATCCTGCTGATCTCGACGATGCTGCGGCTGTCGCTCAACCTGGCCTCGACCCGGTTGATCCTGTCGCGCGGCCACGAGGGCACCGACGCCGCCGGCCACGTCATCGAGGCGTTCGGCAATTTCGTGATGAGCGGCAATTTCGTCATCGGCATCATCGTGTTCGCGATCCTGGTGACGGTGAACTTCGTCGTCATCACCAAGGGTTCGGGCCGCATCGCCGAAGTCGCGGCGCGCTTTCACCTGGACTCGATGCCCGGCAAGCAGATGGCGATCGACGCCGACCTCTCCGCCGGCCTGATCGACGAGAAGGTCGCCAAGGCCCGGCGCAAGGAGCTGGAGGACGAAAGCGGCTTCTTCGGCGCCATGGACGGTGCCTCGAAATTCGTCCGCGGCGACGCGGTCGCGGGCCTGCTCGTCGTCTTCATCAACATCATCGGCGGCATCATCATCGGCGTCGCCCAGCAGGGCCTCGGCTTCGGCGAGGCCGCGCGCACCTACACGACACTGACCGTCGGCGACGGCCTCGTCACCCAGGTGCCGGCGCTGATCGTCTCGACCGCGGCGGGCCTGCTCGTCTCCAAGGCCGGCGTCAGCGGCGCCGCCGACAAGGCGCTGATGAAACAGTTCTCCGGCTATCCGCAGGCGCTCGGCATGTCCGCCGCCGTCATGCTGGTGCTGGCGCTGCTGCCGGGCATCCCGACCATCCCATTCCTGGCGCTCGGCGGCGGCGCCGCGGCGCTGGCCTTCAAGGCGCACAAGCAGAAGGACATCGTCCGGGCCGAGGAAGCGGCTGCCGCTGCCGCGCCCGCCGCCGCAGCCGCCACGGCCGCCGCCGCCGAGGAGCCGATCTCCAACGCGCTCAAGATCGACGACCTCAAGATCGAGCTCGGCTACGCGCTGCTGCCGCTGGTCAACGCGCCCGACGGCACCGACCGGCTCACCGACCAGATCAAGGCGCTGCGCCGCTCGCTGGCGATCGAGATGGGTTTCGTGATGCCGTCGGTGCGCATCCTCGACAACGTCCAGCTCGAGGCCAACACCTACATCATCAAGATCAAGGAGGTCGACGCCGGCTCCGGCAAGATCTGGCCGAACCAGTTCATGGTCATGGACCCCGGCGGCAACCAGGTCGCGGTGCCCGGCATCCACACCACGGAGCCGACCTTCGGCCTGCCGGCCACCTGGGTCGACGCCGGGCTGAAGGAGGAAGCGACCTTGAAGGGCTACACGGTGGTGGACGCGGCAACCGTGCTGTCGACCCATCTGACCGAGCTGCTCAAGGCCAATATGAGCGACCTGCTCTCGTACGGCGAGGTGCAGAAGCTGCTGAAGGAGCTGCCGAAGGAGCAGAGCGAGCTGGTCAAGGACATCGTGCCGACCCAGGTCACCATCTCCGGCATCCAGCGCGTGCTGCAGCTGTTGTTGTCGGAGCGCATCTCGATCCGTGACCTCTCGACCATCCTCGAAGGCATCGCCGACGCACTCGCGTTCTCGCGCAATCCGGCTGTCATCGTCGAGCACGTGCGCGCCCGCCTCGCCCGCCAGATCTGCGCCCAGAACACCTCGCCGATGGGTTATCTGCCGCTGATCGCGCTGTCGGCGAAATGGGAGCAGGCCTTTGCGGAATCGCTGATCGGCCAGGGCGAGGAGCGCAGCCTGGCGATGCAGCCGTCGCGGCTGTCGGAGTTCATGACCGCCACGCGCGACGCCTTCGAGCGCGCCGCGCGCGAGGGCGAATCGCCGGTGCTGGTCACCTCGGCCGCGATCCGGCCCTTCGTCCGCTCGCTGGTCGAGCGCTTCCGCGCCCAGACCACGGTGCTGTCGCAGGCCGAGATCCATCCGCGGGCGCGACTGAAGACGGTGGGGAGCGTGTGA